The sequence ATCGCAGCCGGGGAAATCAAGGCGTCTCAGGTGTACACAAACGACTACAACCCCGCAAACTGAAAGTCCGAAAAAATGATCAAAGTTCAGGCTCGACAGGTTCGTCGGGAATTTCAAATTCGAAACGCCATGGGCAAAAGAGAAACCCTTTCCGTTCTGGAGCATTTCGACCTGGATATTCATGAAGGGGAATTTCTCTCGCTCCTGGGGCCCTCCGGCTGCGGAAAAACGACGTTTCTCAACATTCTGGCGGGCCTGGACAGATACGACGGCGGAGAAATACTCGTGGACGACCAGCCCTTGCGGGAACGCAGCTTCAATCGCGGCATGGTCTTTCAAAGCTACGCGCTGCTGCCCTGGAGGACGGTGATCAAAAACCTCGAAGTGGGGCTGGAAATCCGCCGCGTCGAAAAAAAAGAGCGGAGAAAAATCGCGAGACGCTACCTCGACCTCGTAGGGCTCGCGTCCTGCGAAAATCAGTATCCGCATCAGCTTTCCGGCGGTATGCGTCAGCGCGTTGCCATCGCCCGCGTACTGGCCTACCGCCCCGACCTCCTGCTCATGGACGAGCCATTCGCCGCTCTCGACGCGCAGACGCGGGAAAATCTGCAAATAGAGTTACTGCGCATCTGGGAGGCCGACAAAAAAACCATCCTTTTCGTCACCCACAGCATTGACGAAGCAATTTTGCTCTCCGACCGGGTCGCGTTCATGAGTTCCCGGCCCGGCAGCATAAAGGAAATCATAGACATCGACCTGCCCCGCCCGCGGACGGAGGACATCCGCAACTCGACGGAATTTGCAGGTATCCGGAAAAAGCTGTGGGGTATGCTGCAGGCGGAAGCCGCGCAGATTCAAAGTTACGGAGCCTACTTATGAAAAACGCGCTTTTCAAGATGGGGGATTGGCTTTCCCGCGGCGCGGGGCTTCTTTTGTTCTTTCTGCTCTGGGAAGCCGCCCCGCGGCTGGGGTGGGCGCGGGCAACATATCTCGCGCCGCCGTCCAAAGTTCTCCGCGCCCTGTGGCTCACAGCGGCGCGGGGAGATCTGTCCCGGCATTTTCTCATCAGCCTCCAGCGCGTCCTTCTGGGACTCTTCGTGTCTGCCGTAATTGGCGTGGCGTTCGGGCTGCTGACCGGATATTTCAGACGGCTCGACAGGGTTCTCGACCTGCTTTTCCAGGCGTTCCGGCAGATGTCGGCGTTCGCGTTGTTTCCGGTGTTCATTTTGTTTTTCGGTCTGGGTGAACTTTCGAAGACGGTCATCATCTTCTGGGCATCCCTCTGGCCGGTGCTTCTCAACACGAGTTCGGGCGTCAAAAACGTGGACCCTGTCCTTATTCGAGGGGCGAAATCCATGGGCGCGTCGAAGCTCTTTATCTTTACCAGAATCATCCTGCCCGCCGCCGCTCCGGAAATTTTCACGGGCATTCGTCTGGGCGGCTCGTACTGTGTCATGGCCGTGGTGG is a genomic window of Synergistaceae bacterium containing:
- a CDS encoding ABC transporter ATP-binding protein, coding for MIKVQARQVRREFQIRNAMGKRETLSVLEHFDLDIHEGEFLSLLGPSGCGKTTFLNILAGLDRYDGGEILVDDQPLRERSFNRGMVFQSYALLPWRTVIKNLEVGLEIRRVEKKERRKIARRYLDLVGLASCENQYPHQLSGGMRQRVAIARVLAYRPDLLLMDEPFAALDAQTRENLQIELLRIWEADKKTILFVTHSIDEAILLSDRVAFMSSRPGSIKEIIDIDLPRPRTEDIRNSTEFAGIRKKLWGMLQAEAAQIQSYGAYL
- a CDS encoding ABC transporter permease — translated: MKNALFKMGDWLSRGAGLLLFFLLWEAAPRLGWARATYLAPPSKVLRALWLTAARGDLSRHFLISLQRVLLGLFVSAVIGVAFGLLTGYFRRLDRVLDLLFQAFRQMSAFALFPVFILFFGLGELSKTVIIFWASLWPVLLNTSSGVKNVDPVLIRGAKSMGASKLFIFTRIILPAAAPEIFTGIRLGGSYCVMAVVAAEMIGASSGLGYLVLYSEETFNVPEMYGGIVALAVLGIGLNWILHSIENFFNSWREV